In Oscillatoria acuminata PCC 6304, a single window of DNA contains:
- a CDS encoding DUF2079 domain-containing protein gives MLSNLPKNSGRRLVVTVAIAFFVVTMVFTLHRYYTFYASFDQGIFNQVFWNSSQGRLFQSSLSSGLSTNVVHSGEVPDVSYHRLGQHFTPALLLWLPIYSLFPSPVTLSVLHVTLVTAAGGVLYLLARVYLEPAIASWIAVSYYAANAIAGPTLSNFHDNFQMPLFVFSLLLAMEKRWWWLFWPLALCILAVRADGGISLFGVGVYMILSKRYPKQGLAICTLSFTYIALLTNLVMPLFSDDISRRFTIERFGQYVDKEEATTLEILWAFISQPGLVIWEIITPIGGKIKYLLGQWLPLAFIPAFSPSAWAIAGFPLLAIFLQQGQTALSINIRYAMTVVPGLCYGAILWWSYRQQSLQTPVRDVIRQGLWNKPTPPPVPINEPKQTPETNLLTGKMNSWGDRLNTILEPLRKKADYWWETHPKLLKISMQRFWAICIGLSLLFTFTSNPNRTFYFIIPDSINPWVYVSLPQQWQHSGHIRNLMSQIPPDASVSATTYLVPSLSGRREILRFPFLRFRNDASQEVNVEYAIADLWQLQQYLPAFKHDRALFRDLVPFIEQLQATNQYGIIGFEQGVILMRQQTPSDSAALTAWQRYREEIEPLLQPDA, from the coding sequence ATGTTGTCAAACTTGCCAAAAAATTCAGGGAGGCGGTTGGTGGTCACAGTGGCGATCGCCTTTTTTGTGGTGACAATGGTCTTCACCCTCCACCGTTACTACACCTTTTACGCCTCTTTTGACCAGGGAATTTTCAACCAAGTCTTTTGGAATAGCAGCCAGGGACGGTTGTTCCAAAGTTCTCTGTCCTCGGGCCTTTCCACCAATGTTGTCCATAGTGGGGAAGTCCCGGACGTTTCCTATCACCGACTGGGACAACATTTTACCCCGGCCCTCTTACTCTGGTTACCGATTTACAGTCTGTTTCCCTCTCCAGTCACCTTAAGCGTGCTCCATGTTACCCTGGTCACCGCCGCCGGAGGGGTGCTCTATCTTCTCGCCCGGGTCTATTTAGAACCAGCGATCGCCAGTTGGATTGCCGTCAGCTACTACGCCGCCAATGCGATCGCCGGTCCCACCCTCTCCAACTTCCATGACAACTTCCAGATGCCCCTATTTGTCTTCAGTCTGTTGTTGGCAATGGAAAAACGCTGGTGGTGGCTCTTTTGGCCCCTCGCCCTCTGCATCCTCGCAGTCCGCGCCGATGGCGGCATCTCCCTGTTTGGCGTCGGAGTCTACATGATTCTCAGCAAACGCTATCCTAAACAGGGATTAGCCATTTGCACCCTCAGTTTCACCTATATCGCCCTCTTGACCAACCTGGTCATGCCCCTATTTTCCGACGATATTTCGCGCCGGTTCACCATTGAACGCTTCGGGCAGTATGTAGACAAAGAAGAAGCAACCACCTTGGAGATTCTTTGGGCCTTTATCAGCCAACCGGGATTAGTGATTTGGGAGATTATCACTCCAATCGGGGGGAAAATTAAGTATCTCCTAGGACAATGGCTGCCCTTGGCCTTTATTCCCGCCTTCTCCCCAAGCGCTTGGGCGATCGCTGGATTTCCCCTCCTAGCGATTTTCTTACAGCAAGGTCAAACCGCCTTATCCATTAATATCCGCTATGCGATGACTGTTGTCCCAGGGCTCTGTTATGGGGCAATCCTCTGGTGGTCCTACCGGCAACAGTCCCTGCAAACCCCAGTCCGGGACGTGATTCGCCAGGGACTCTGGAATAAACCGACCCCACCGCCAGTCCCCATCAATGAACCGAAGCAAACCCCGGAGACCAATTTATTAACCGGCAAGATGAACAGTTGGGGCGATCGCCTGAATACCATTCTCGAACCCCTCCGCAAAAAAGCCGATTACTGGTGGGAAACCCATCCGAAACTGCTCAAAATTTCCATGCAGCGTTTTTGGGCCATTTGCATCGGGTTGTCCCTGTTGTTTACCTTTACCTCCAACCCCAATCGCACCTTTTATTTCATTATTCCCGACTCCATCAACCCCTGGGTGTACGTTTCCCTGCCGCAGCAGTGGCAACATAGTGGCCATATCCGGAACTTAATGTCCCAGATTCCTCCGGATGCCAGTGTTTCAGCAACCACCTATTTAGTGCCTTCCCTCTCCGGACGCCGAGAGATTCTGCGCTTTCCGTTTTTGCGGTTTCGTAATGATGCTTCACAAGAGGTGAACGTCGAATATGCGATCGCCGACTTGTGGCAACTCCAGCAATATCTCCCCGCCTTCAAACATGACCGCGCCCTGTTTCGCGATTTAGTCCCCTTCATTGAACAACTCCAGGCCACAAACCAATATGGCATCATTGGATTTGAACAGGGGGTGATTTTAATGCGCCAACAAACTCCATCAGATTCAGCAGCATTAACGGCATGGCAACGGTATCGTGAAGAGATTGAGCCATTATTGCAACCGGATGCGTAA
- a CDS encoding glycosyltransferase family 4 protein has product MKILVLTWEFPPRIVGGIARHVAELYPELVKLGHSVHLITVEFGHAPMYEQLEGIDVHRVPVEHGHDFFHWVANMNESMGLHGGKLILEEGPFDLIHAHDWLVADAAIALKHHFKIPLIATIHATEHGRNNGIHNEIQGYIAQKEGDLVYNSWRTIVCSDYMRRELEQALGCPWDKIDVIFNGIRAEKKPRWQDFDAQTFRRQFAGDHEKIVYYVGRMTYEKGVEVLLKAAPKILWEMGGLVKFAIVGGGNTDHLKQLAAALNISDKCYFTGFMFEDDLHKFQTVADCAVFPSLYEPFGIVALESFAARVPVVVSDTGGLPEVVQHTKTGVVTWTNNPDSLAWGILDVLKNPGYVQWLIDNAYADLNQRFSWPKLAQQTEAVYDRVVNERSQMVW; this is encoded by the coding sequence ATGAAAATTCTGGTCCTCACTTGGGAGTTTCCTCCCCGGATTGTCGGGGGTATTGCAAGGCACGTTGCGGAATTATATCCGGAGTTGGTGAAATTGGGCCATTCCGTCCATTTAATCACCGTAGAATTTGGTCATGCCCCGATGTATGAACAACTGGAAGGGATTGACGTACACCGGGTCCCCGTCGAACATGGACATGACTTTTTCCATTGGGTGGCCAACATGAACGAGAGTATGGGACTTCATGGGGGCAAATTGATTTTAGAAGAAGGACCCTTCGACCTAATTCACGCCCATGATTGGTTAGTCGCCGATGCGGCGATCGCCCTCAAACACCACTTTAAAATTCCTCTGATTGCCACCATCCACGCCACCGAACATGGCCGCAACAACGGCATTCATAACGAGATCCAAGGGTATATCGCCCAGAAAGAGGGAGACTTGGTGTACAACTCCTGGCGGACCATCGTTTGTAGCGACTATATGCGGCGAGAACTGGAACAGGCATTAGGCTGTCCCTGGGATAAAATCGACGTCATTTTTAATGGCATCCGGGCCGAAAAAAAACCCCGGTGGCAGGATTTTGATGCCCAAACCTTTCGCCGTCAGTTTGCGGGCGATCATGAAAAAATCGTCTACTATGTCGGTCGAATGACTTATGAAAAAGGCGTCGAAGTCTTATTAAAAGCTGCCCCAAAAATCCTCTGGGAAATGGGCGGATTGGTCAAATTTGCCATTGTAGGCGGTGGCAACACTGACCACCTCAAACAATTAGCTGCTGCTTTGAATATCTCGGATAAGTGCTATTTTACCGGCTTCATGTTTGAGGATGACCTGCACAAATTTCAAACCGTCGCCGATTGTGCTGTCTTCCCCAGTCTTTATGAACCCTTTGGCATTGTCGCCTTAGAAAGTTTTGCCGCCCGGGTTCCGGTGGTGGTGTCCGATACTGGCGGATTACCCGAGGTGGTTCAACATACCAAAACCGGCGTCGTCACCTGGACGAATAATCCGGATTCCCTCGCTTGGGGAATCCTCGATGTGTTGAAAAATCCAGGGTATGTGCAGTGGTTGATTGATAATGCTTATGCGGATTTAAACCAGCGATTTAGTTGGCCGAAATTGGCGCAACAAACCGAAGCGGTTTATGATCGCGTGGTCAATGAGCGATCGCAAATGGTTTGGTAA
- a CDS encoding adenylate/guanylate cyclase domain-containing protein, giving the protein MSVRGNFSFNPNRLFQTWKFPIRLVLVVPFVLQISAAVGLTGWLSLKNGQQAVNDLAAQLRAEIVARIETQLRDYLQAPRVINQINANAIELGHLNSQDTGSLTRQFWRQRNLVDRITVSAIYLGGSDGEFIGLGFQNNNRWEIGRAGRSTGGKFYSYAVDDFGNPGELLESGNTYDPRIRPWYEKAVQANQPIWSDIYVDFKDPRLKITLAQPLYEEGGNLRGVLGVDFVLSHIREFLETIKIGKSGQTFIMERSGLLVASSVPQLPYNIEGDQVNRIAAVDVEDFLIRETTKYLKTYFGNLAHINAPKQVAFKIKGDLKFVQVVPFSEGENLDWLIVVVVPESDFMERIQANTRTTIQLSLVALILAIGVGLMTARWITHPLWQLSQASMAIANGDFERRVWVDRSDELGTLATAFNQMSAQLKSSHEQLAEYSRSLERKVRDRTQALQAEQEKSEQLLLNIFPAAIAKRLKDNQTAIADYFPDVTILFADIVGFTTLSSRVSPIQLVSWLNHIFSTFDRLAEKHGLEKIKTIGDAYMVVGGLPLPRSDSAEAIAEMALEMQQAVKDFCIITGQVFQIRIGINTGPVVAGVIGLKKFIYDLWGDTVNVASRMESSGLPGKIQVTTETYQRLNHKFLFQKRGPITIKGKGPMITYWLIDQSPNLSP; this is encoded by the coding sequence ATGAGCGTGAGAGGCAATTTCAGCTTCAATCCCAACCGTCTGTTTCAGACCTGGAAATTCCCGATTCGTCTGGTGCTCGTCGTGCCATTTGTTCTGCAAATTTCGGCAGCAGTGGGATTAACGGGTTGGTTATCCTTGAAAAATGGACAACAAGCGGTTAATGACCTGGCGGCGCAGTTACGCGCTGAAATTGTCGCTCGAATTGAGACCCAGTTGCGGGATTATTTACAAGCGCCTCGGGTGATTAATCAAATTAATGCCAATGCGATCGAGTTAGGTCACCTGAATTCCCAAGATACAGGCAGTTTAACTCGACAATTTTGGCGGCAGAGAAATTTAGTCGATCGCATTACGGTTTCGGCGATTTATTTAGGAGGTTCTGATGGGGAATTTATCGGATTAGGGTTTCAAAATAATAACCGTTGGGAAATTGGTCGCGCCGGTCGTTCTACCGGGGGAAAGTTTTATAGTTATGCCGTTGATGATTTTGGCAATCCCGGGGAATTATTAGAGTCCGGTAATACTTATGACCCGCGAATTCGTCCCTGGTATGAGAAAGCAGTGCAGGCTAATCAACCGATTTGGAGTGATATTTATGTGGATTTTAAAGACCCCAGACTGAAAATTACCCTAGCACAACCGCTTTATGAAGAGGGGGGAAATTTGCGCGGAGTCTTAGGGGTAGATTTTGTTTTATCCCATATCCGGGAATTTTTAGAAACGATTAAGATTGGCAAATCTGGACAGACCTTTATTATGGAGCGATCGGGACTGTTGGTGGCGAGTTCAGTCCCGCAACTTCCCTATAACATTGAGGGGGATCAGGTAAACCGAATTGCCGCCGTGGATGTAGAGGATTTTTTAATCCGGGAAACCACCAAGTATTTAAAGACTTATTTTGGAAATTTGGCTCATATTAATGCTCCAAAGCAAGTAGCCTTTAAGATTAAAGGCGACCTCAAATTTGTCCAAGTTGTGCCATTTTCCGAAGGGGAAAATTTAGATTGGTTGATTGTGGTGGTGGTTCCTGAATCCGATTTTATGGAACGGATTCAGGCGAATACGCGGACCACGATTCAGTTATCTTTGGTGGCATTAATTCTGGCGATTGGGGTGGGGTTAATGACGGCGCGATGGATTACCCATCCCCTGTGGCAACTGAGTCAAGCGAGTATGGCGATCGCCAATGGAGATTTTGAGCGCCGGGTTTGGGTTGATCGGTCCGATGAATTGGGGACCTTAGCCACAGCCTTTAATCAAATGAGTGCTCAACTCAAATCCTCTCATGAGCAACTGGCGGAATATTCGCGATCGCTCGAACGAAAAGTCCGCGATCGCACCCAAGCACTCCAAGCCGAACAAGAAAAATCCGAACAATTATTACTCAATATTTTCCCCGCCGCCATTGCCAAACGGTTAAAAGACAATCAAACCGCGATCGCCGACTATTTCCCCGATGTCACCATTTTATTTGCCGACATTGTAGGATTTACCACCCTCTCCTCTCGCGTCTCTCCCATCCAATTAGTCTCATGGCTGAATCACATTTTTTCCACCTTCGATCGCCTTGCGGAAAAACATGGATTAGAAAAAATCAAAACCATCGGTGACGCCTATATGGTCGTCGGGGGACTCCCCCTCCCCCGTTCTGACTCCGCCGAGGCGATCGCAGAAATGGCCCTAGAAATGCAGCAAGCCGTCAAAGACTTCTGCATCATCACCGGCCAAGTCTTTCAAATCAGAATCGGCATTAATACCGGACCCGTAGTCGCCGGAGTCATTGGCCTCAAAAAATTCATCTACGACCTCTGGGGAGACACCGTAAACGTAGCATCCCGCATGGAATCCTCCGGCCTTCCCGGTAAAATTCAAGTCACCACCGAAACCTACCAACGCCTAAACCACAAATTTCTCTTCCAAAAGCGAGGACCCATCACCATCAAAGGAAAAGGCCCCATGATCACCTACTGGCTAATCGACCAATCCCCCAATCTCTCTCCCTAA
- a CDS encoding DUF4276 family protein, with the protein MVVNVTIYIEGVYSENPSVLTVDNTAVFRESFYKLLSQKLSPANFKLIIQPFGTITQTKKYLELIEKQQSNAVILIDLDGPKEKIPERLVRYQLLDTARIFFMIQEMEAWILSQVDKIEEFGKREGLTRKKEDQDMGSNPLIKNKHPEEIEKPSEKLKTLFGQYFESVKVVRGQQKIKKKQYSKAKDGPKLIGLLDLERLMQDFDEVERLIDYIGSIEGEG; encoded by the coding sequence ATGGTAGTCAATGTGACGATTTATATCGAGGGAGTCTACTCAGAAAATCCCTCGGTATTGACTGTTGATAACACGGCTGTTTTTCGGGAAAGCTTTTATAAATTATTATCTCAAAAGCTATCCCCTGCCAACTTTAAGCTCATCATTCAACCCTTTGGAACCATTACCCAAACTAAAAAATATCTTGAATTGATAGAAAAGCAGCAGTCTAATGCAGTTATTCTCATCGATTTAGATGGGCCAAAAGAAAAAATACCCGAAAGATTGGTGCGATATCAATTGTTAGATACCGCCCGAATTTTTTTTATGATTCAGGAAATGGAAGCGTGGATATTGTCTCAAGTTGATAAGATTGAAGAATTTGGGAAGCGTGAAGGATTGACTCGGAAAAAAGAGGACCAAGATATGGGCAGCAATCCTTTAATTAAAAATAAACATCCGGAAGAAATTGAAAAGCCTAGTGAAAAATTAAAGACTCTTTTCGGTCAATATTTTGAATCGGTAAAAGTTGTTAGGGGACAACAGAAAATAAAAAAGAAACAGTATTCCAAAGCTAAGGATGGACCCAAATTAATAGGATTGCTGGATTTGGAACGGTTGATGCAGGATTTTGATGAAGTTGAACGGTTAATTGATTATATAGGCTCAATAGAGGGAGAGGGATGA
- a CDS encoding AAA family ATPase: protein MFSRITLENFFSFKGPTTIELNPGLNILLGINGSGKSNLLKAIQLLSQAIIGNGLESIFLKIWGGFPTVANFNANEKDYIKLSFEFNKEVINNLNNQQGFQFRNNPIYELTIYRVGLTSYGLAEKLYLKNFPNPDFIFMEMNNAQGIISTREEGSVGIQKYPQDNQKVTFKSTEPVLSQVSDPERFYPLFTLKRALEYAAVYSNFDTSFSSFIRQPASYGTETKLLSDGQNLTTIINKIKNNHFLSYEKIEKAIQKINPFFKDISFDFIGSKLYLVLRENNLSRSVSIEQISDGTLRYLLLLSVLFNPERGNLVCLEEPETNLHPDMINTIAEALKQASTETQIILTTHSPLLLNLFELEDVLVFEKNEGNETVVNYNFTDEIDEDFLVGQSWLQGWIGGKRW from the coding sequence ATGTTTTCACGAATAACATTGGAAAATTTTTTTAGTTTCAAAGGTCCAACCACCATAGAACTGAATCCCGGTCTAAATATTCTATTAGGAATTAATGGCAGCGGGAAATCAAATTTACTCAAAGCCATTCAGCTATTATCCCAGGCAATTATTGGAAATGGATTGGAATCCATATTTTTAAAAATTTGGGGTGGGTTTCCCACGGTGGCAAATTTTAATGCCAATGAGAAAGATTATATTAAATTATCTTTTGAATTTAACAAGGAAGTCATTAATAACCTAAATAATCAGCAGGGTTTTCAATTTAGGAACAATCCCATTTATGAACTGACGATTTATAGGGTGGGTTTAACTTCTTATGGGTTAGCTGAAAAATTATATCTTAAAAATTTCCCTAACCCTGATTTTATTTTTATGGAAATGAATAATGCCCAAGGAATTATTTCGACAAGGGAAGAGGGAAGCGTTGGCATCCAAAAATACCCCCAAGATAATCAAAAAGTTACCTTTAAATCAACTGAGCCGGTTTTGAGTCAAGTTTCGGATCCCGAAAGATTTTATCCCCTATTTACCTTAAAAAGAGCCTTAGAATATGCTGCCGTATATTCTAATTTTGATACAAGTTTTTCTAGTTTTATCAGACAACCTGCCAGCTATGGTACTGAGACAAAATTGTTGAGTGACGGACAAAATTTAACGACCATTATTAATAAAATTAAAAACAATCATTTTCTAAGTTATGAAAAAATTGAAAAAGCCATTCAGAAAATCAATCCATTTTTTAAGGATATTAGTTTTGATTTTATTGGTTCAAAGTTATATCTAGTTCTTAGGGAAAATAATTTAAGTCGGTCTGTTTCTATTGAACAGATTTCGGATGGGACCCTGCGCTATCTTCTATTGTTATCCGTATTATTTAACCCTGAACGGGGCAATTTAGTCTGTCTTGAGGAACCGGAAACTAATCTTCATCCGGACATGATTAATACGATCGCAGAAGCCCTGAAACAAGCCTCAACAGAGACTCAAATCATTCTGACGACTCATTCACCCTTACTTTTGAATTTATTTGAGCTAGAGGATGTCTTAGTTTTTGAAAAGAATGAGGGGAATGAAACCGTAGTCAATTACAATTTTACTGATGAAATAGATGAAGATTTTTTGGTGGGTCAATCTTGGTTACAAGGTTGGATAGGTGGCAAAAGATGGTAG